A region of Flavobacterium indicum GPTSA100-9 = DSM 17447 DNA encodes the following proteins:
- the rbfA gene encoding 30S ribosome-binding factor RbfA, translated as METNRQKKIGTLIQKDIVDILQGEVRKNSITNLVISVSKVNVTSDLSIAKVYLSIFPSDKGPELLAAIKTNSPLIKHELAQRVRQQLRRVPELIFYLDDSLDYIEKIDNALAGKENPIENPNLLDKRKKS; from the coding sequence ATGGAAACAAATAGACAAAAAAAAATAGGGACCTTAATTCAAAAGGATATAGTAGATATTTTACAAGGAGAAGTAAGAAAAAATTCAATTACGAATTTAGTTATTTCTGTCTCAAAAGTTAATGTAACTTCAGATTTATCTATTGCTAAAGTATATTTAAGTATCTTTCCTTCAGATAAAGGACCTGAATTATTAGCGGCAATTAAAACTAATTCTCCTTTAATTAAACATGAATTAGCTCAACGTGTACGTCAACAATTACGACGTGTTCCTGAATTGATTTTTTACTTAGATGATAGTTTAGATTATATTGAGAAAATTGATAACGCTTTAGCAGGAAAAGAAAATCCAATAGAAAATCCAAATTTATTAGACAAAAGAAAAAAATCTTAA
- a CDS encoding ABC transporter permease: protein MNFPFYIARRYAVSFSKSTAINVITMIASLGIIVGAMALFVVLSVFSGLREFSLSFSNATDPDLKIQPAAGKSIVLSPNELQALKNYKGIQVFSGVIEERALFFYDGKEQVAQLKGVDPNYSRSNKLNKFLYSGTWLEPESNQVVVGSGISRRLALGLFDYNNVLEVYVPKPGKGLIENPDDAFNAAKLSTSGIFQVSEDVDDKYVFCDFLLAKELLNYKTNQVSYLELKITPNYSEEEVIADLKMLFKNRVVIKNRAQLNDALYKMLNTENIAVYLIFTLVIIIALFNLVGALIMMIIEKKSNLKTLYYLGAELKSLKKIFLFQGNIISIVGGIIGLVLGVLVVYIQQQYELIMITPSLAYPVQFKVENIGIVLATIILLGFLAAKIASSSVSKKLLE from the coding sequence TTGAATTTTCCTTTTTACATCGCGAGGCGCTATGCAGTTAGTTTTAGTAAAAGTACTGCTATTAATGTAATTACTATGATTGCTTCTCTAGGGATTATAGTGGGAGCTATGGCTTTGTTTGTTGTATTGTCTGTTTTTAGTGGACTCAGGGAATTTAGTTTAAGTTTCTCCAATGCAACGGATCCTGATTTAAAAATTCAGCCTGCAGCCGGGAAAAGTATTGTGCTGAGTCCAAATGAGCTTCAAGCGCTTAAAAATTACAAAGGAATTCAAGTTTTTAGTGGAGTTATTGAGGAACGTGCCTTGTTTTTTTATGATGGAAAAGAACAAGTTGCTCAGTTGAAAGGAGTAGATCCTAATTATAGCAGAAGTAATAAATTAAATAAATTTTTATACTCCGGAACATGGTTAGAACCTGAATCTAATCAAGTTGTTGTAGGGTCAGGTATTAGTAGAAGGTTGGCTTTAGGATTGTTCGATTATAATAATGTGTTAGAAGTATATGTTCCTAAACCAGGAAAAGGATTGATCGAAAATCCAGACGACGCTTTTAACGCTGCTAAATTGTCTACTTCAGGTATTTTTCAAGTTAGTGAAGATGTTGATGATAAATATGTTTTTTGCGATTTTCTATTAGCAAAGGAATTGTTAAATTATAAAACGAATCAAGTTTCATATTTAGAACTGAAAATTACACCTAATTATTCTGAAGAAGAAGTAATAGCAGATTTAAAAATGTTATTTAAAAATAGAGTTGTAATAAAAAATAGAGCCCAATTAAACGATGCATTATATAAAATGTTAAATACTGAAAACATTGCTGTTTATTTAATTTTTACACTAGTAATCATAATTGCATTATTCAATTTAGTAGGTGCTTTAATTATGATGATAATTGAAAAAAAATCAAATTTAAAAACATTATACTATTTAGGTGCGGAATTGAAAAGTTTGAAAAAAATATTTCTTTTTCAAGGTAATATTATTTCAATAGTTGGAGGTATTATAGGTCTTGTTTTAGGAGTTTTGGTTGTTTATATTCAACAACAATATGAATTAATTATGATAACTCCGTCTTTGGCTTATCCGGTTCAATTCAAGGTTGAGAATATAGGAATTGTATTGGCGACTATTATTTTGTTGGGTTTTTTAGCCGCTAAAATTGCTAGTTCATCCGTTTCAAAAAAATTATTAGAATGA
- the porW gene encoding type IX secretion system periplasmic lipoprotein PorW/SprE produces MKTIKNKYILLLMGAALFWACSTKKDSFVNRNFHAVTTEYNVLFNGNEALVKGISDVNASYTDDFWEILPTERMQATEEELKPGDKKNPNFERAETKATKAIQKHSMNIGGYEKNPQIDEAYLMLGKARYYEHRYLPALEAFNYILYKYPNSNNVYQAKVWREKVNIRLENEKLAIKNLKKSLKDTKLKGKDLADINAVLTEAYVKTNAIDSAVATIKIARDETKVKEERARYTFILGQLYEKLNYKDSAFAAFQEVIDMKRKSPKPYTIFSHFKQAAQFDFERGDTVAFHKKFDKMIEDIENRPHLDILYHQKALFYDAKNNDKQAIKYYNKSVKSLSQDKYLVASNYRNISTIYYNQHNFHLSKKYLDSTLIHLNEKHREFKPLKKKLNTLTEVVKYQDIIKNADSILSISEMSESEKNEYFKKFIVALKKTDSIKAKNLADKEALKNTLNAGNDKGGVTPVMLGSEKASLLPTPGNTMSPPNSLPSVGTQSSFYFYNPAAVAQGRIAFQKKWGNLVLGDNWKSLSKIDVVQDEVKDDTNENQDANEEEMESNPAYTTKFYTDKLPTDPKELANMRIDANDARFKLGELFKESLKENQLATNSFAAILENKPEAKLVLPTYYNLYLLYNGVNADKAAFYKQKIIADYPNSRYASLLNNNGSYNIEATANSEFNSLYKKVQDGNFRDAYVDVEMLVKKYDGDELNAKFDVLKAQIEGRLYGIEAYKKGLEKVVKEYPKGEEAKRAAAILATDVPKIEAMNFGTTSKTYNLIFVTPYPNEITHKALLDKLNKFIKDSGNPDIKLSNDIYDLKTNCIVIHGFITEELAAANYEYLKLQKEYKIKDKAYVISNEDYKVIQAKKKLEEVISKK; encoded by the coding sequence TTGAAGACTATAAAAAATAAATATATCTTACTTTTAATGGGAGCTGCTTTATTTTGGGCTTGTTCTACAAAAAAAGACAGTTTTGTTAATAGAAATTTTCATGCAGTCACAACTGAATATAATGTGCTGTTTAATGGAAATGAAGCCTTAGTTAAGGGGATTTCAGATGTAAATGCATCTTATACTGATGATTTTTGGGAAATTCTTCCCACAGAAAGAATGCAGGCCACTGAAGAAGAATTGAAGCCTGGGGATAAAAAAAATCCAAATTTTGAAAGAGCTGAAACTAAAGCGACTAAAGCCATACAAAAGCATTCTATGAATATTGGCGGCTATGAAAAAAATCCGCAAATTGACGAGGCTTATTTAATGTTAGGAAAAGCAAGATACTACGAGCATCGTTATTTGCCGGCTTTAGAAGCTTTTAATTATATTCTTTACAAATACCCAAACAGTAATAATGTTTATCAAGCTAAAGTTTGGAGAGAAAAGGTAAATATTCGTTTAGAAAATGAAAAATTAGCAATTAAAAATCTTAAAAAATCACTTAAAGATACAAAATTAAAAGGTAAAGATTTAGCAGATATTAATGCGGTTTTAACAGAGGCTTATGTGAAAACAAATGCAATCGATTCGGCAGTTGCTACCATAAAAATAGCAAGAGATGAAACTAAAGTTAAAGAAGAAAGAGCGCGCTACACCTTTATTCTAGGTCAATTGTATGAAAAGTTGAATTACAAAGATAGTGCGTTTGCAGCTTTTCAAGAAGTAATCGACATGAAGCGAAAATCTCCTAAACCGTATACTATATTTTCTCATTTTAAACAGGCGGCTCAATTTGATTTTGAAAGAGGGGATACTGTAGCTTTTCATAAAAAGTTTGATAAAATGATTGAAGATATCGAAAACCGTCCTCATCTAGATATCTTGTATCACCAAAAGGCATTGTTTTATGATGCTAAAAATAATGACAAACAAGCCATAAAATATTATAATAAATCGGTAAAATCATTGTCTCAAGACAAATATTTAGTAGCTTCAAATTATAGAAATATTTCAACTATTTATTATAACCAACATAATTTTCATCTTTCTAAAAAGTATTTAGACTCAACCTTGATTCATTTAAATGAAAAACATAGAGAATTTAAACCATTAAAGAAAAAATTAAATACATTAACTGAAGTTGTAAAATACCAAGATATTATAAAAAATGCTGATAGTATTTTGTCAATTTCTGAAATGTCTGAAAGTGAAAAAAATGAATATTTTAAGAAATTTATTGTTGCACTAAAGAAGACTGATTCAATAAAAGCAAAAAATTTAGCAGATAAAGAAGCATTGAAAAATACTTTAAATGCTGGAAACGATAAAGGAGGAGTAACGCCTGTAATGTTAGGTAGTGAAAAAGCATCACTGCTTCCAACGCCAGGAAATACAATGTCTCCACCAAATAGCTTACCTAGTGTAGGAACACAGAGTTCGTTTTATTTTTATAATCCTGCAGCAGTAGCGCAAGGGAGAATAGCATTTCAAAAAAAATGGGGGAATTTAGTTTTAGGAGATAATTGGAAATCGTTATCAAAAATTGATGTTGTTCAGGACGAAGTGAAGGATGATACTAATGAAAATCAAGATGCAAATGAAGAAGAAATGGAGTCAAATCCTGCTTATACAACTAAATTTTATACAGATAAATTACCAACAGATCCGAAAGAATTAGCAAACATGAGAATTGATGCTAATGATGCTCGATTTAAATTGGGAGAGCTTTTTAAAGAATCATTGAAAGAAAATCAGTTGGCTACCAATTCATTTGCAGCTATTTTAGAAAACAAACCTGAAGCAAAGTTAGTGTTGCCAACCTATTATAATTTATATTTACTTTATAATGGAGTTAATGCTGATAAAGCGGCTTTTTATAAGCAAAAAATTATTGCGGATTATCCTAATAGTAGGTATGCTTCTTTACTAAATAACAATGGTTCTTATAATATAGAAGCGACAGCAAATTCTGAATTTAATTCGCTTTATAAGAAAGTTCAAGACGGAAATTTTAGAGATGCTTATGTTGATGTAGAAATGTTAGTAAAAAAATACGATGGAGATGAATTAAATGCTAAATTTGATGTTTTGAAGGCGCAAATCGAAGGTAGATTATATGGTATTGAAGCTTATAAAAAAGGATTGGAAAAAGTAGTTAAAGAATATCCAAAAGGCGAAGAAGCGAAACGGGCAGCGGCAATTTTGGCAACAGATGTTCCAAAAATAGAAGCGATGAACTTCGGTACAACTTCAAAAACGTATAATTTAATCTTTGTAACGCCATATCCTAATGAAATTACTCATAAAGCGTTATTAGACAAGCTAAATAAGTTTATTAAAGATTCAGGAAATCCAGATATAAAACTATCTAATGATATTTATGATTTAAAAACTAATTGTATTGTAATTCATGGTTTTATTACGGAAGAATTGGCTGCTGCTAATTATGAATATTTAAAGTTACAAAAAGAATACAAGATTAAAGATAAAGCGTATGTAATTTCAAATGAAGATTACAAAGTTATTCAAGCAAAGAAAAAACTTGAAGAAGTGATTTCAAAAAAGTAA
- a CDS encoding riboflavin synthase, whose protein sequence is MFTGIIESLGIVKEVIKEDENIHLTVASSLSRELKIDQSVAHNGVCLTVVKCDENSHVVTAIKETIDKTSLGDWKVGDELNLERAMKLGDRLDGHIVQGHVDQTAVCIKKEDQNGSWVFTFEYDKSLNNITIEKGSVTVNGTSLTVVDSGINTFSVAIIPYTFENTNFKNIKIGTVVNLEFDVVGKYLTKLHSLYR, encoded by the coding sequence ATGTTTACAGGAATTATAGAATCGTTAGGAATCGTAAAAGAAGTGATAAAAGAAGATGAAAATATACATCTTACTGTTGCGTCTTCCTTGTCAAGAGAATTGAAAATTGATCAAAGTGTTGCTCATAATGGTGTTTGTTTAACAGTTGTTAAGTGTGATGAAAATTCACATGTTGTAACAGCTATTAAAGAAACAATTGATAAAACTTCATTAGGAGATTGGAAAGTAGGCGATGAGTTGAATTTAGAAAGAGCAATGAAATTAGGGGATCGTTTAGATGGTCATATTGTGCAAGGTCATGTTGATCAAACTGCAGTTTGTATAAAGAAAGAGGATCAAAATGGGAGTTGGGTTTTTACTTTTGAATATGATAAAAGTTTAAATAATATCACTATTGAGAAAGGTTCTGTTACTGTGAATGGTACGAGTTTAACAGTAGTGGATTCTGGAATTAATACTTTTTCTGTAGCAATTATTCCATATACTTTTGAAAATACAAATTTTAAAAATATTAAGATTGGAACCGTAGTTAATTTAGAGTTTGATGTAGTAGGTAAGTATTTAACTAAATTACATTCGCTTTACAGATAG
- the mce gene encoding methylmalonyl-CoA epimerase, producing the protein MKKIEHIGIAVKNLETSNEIFEKLFGSPSYKTEEVESEGVKTSFFMCGPNKIELLEATKEDSPIAKFIEKKGEGIHHIAFDVDDIVKEIERLKNEGFIVLNETPKKGADNKLVAFLHPKSTNGVLIELCQEIAN; encoded by the coding sequence ATGAAAAAAATTGAACATATTGGAATTGCAGTTAAAAATTTAGAAACTTCAAACGAAATTTTTGAAAAACTTTTTGGCTCGCCATCTTATAAAACAGAAGAAGTAGAAAGTGAAGGTGTTAAAACTTCATTTTTTATGTGTGGGCCAAATAAAATTGAGCTTTTAGAAGCCACAAAAGAAGATAGTCCAATCGCAAAGTTCATTGAAAAAAAAGGTGAAGGAATCCATCACATCGCTTTTGACGTAGATGATATAGTTAAAGAAATTGAAAGATTAAAAAATGAAGGGTTTATTGTTCTTAACGAAACACCCAAAAAAGGAGCTGATAATAAGTTAGTTGCCTTTTTACACCCCAAAAGCACTAATGGTGTGCTCATAGAATTGTGTCAAGAAATCGCTAATTAA
- the mfd gene encoding transcription-repair coupling factor yields the protein MSQIVELLSSRKKINVTGLVGSSLSFSIYSLFKKSELPFLLLFSDKEEAAYYLNDLEQLINDQDVLFYPGSYRRPYQIEETDNANILLRAEVLNRINSRKKPAIIVSYAEAIFEKVVTRKELEKNTLKVGLNDKISIDFINETLFEYNFKRVDFVAEPGEFSVRGGIVDVFSFSNDIPYRIEFFGDEVDSIRTFDVETQLSKDKVNKITIIPNVENKTLEENRENFLDYINEKTVLVFQNTELVGQQLNKLYAKATEAFSKLSSEIKHAKPEELFINEETFLKRAVDFSVIELDKKPLFRAEKTIEFHTLPQPSFNKQFDLLLNNLHENDFHGIKNYLFCANENQARRFKEIFADIDQENHNHTNSKYQSIVFPLYQGFIDEELQIACYTDHQIFERYHKFSIKNGYSKKQTITLKELTSLSVGDYVTHIDHGIGKFGGLQKIQVEGKTQEAIKLVYADNDIVYVSIHSLHKISKYNGKDGAPPKIYKLGSNAWKALKQKTKARVKHIAFNLIQLYAKRRLDKGYAFGPDTYMQKELESSFIYEDTPDQVKATHDVKMDMESDRPMDRLVCGDVGFGKTEVAIRAAFKAVDNGKQVAILVPTTILAYQHYRTFSERLKDLPVTVSYLNRFRTAKQKAETLKGLEEGKIDIVIGTHQLVNKNVKFRDLGLLIIDEEQKFGVNVKDKLKTIATNIDTLTLTATPIPRTLQFSLMAARDLSVITTPPPNRYPVETNVIRFNEEAIRDAVSYEIERGGQVYFINNRIENIKEVAGMIQRLVPNAKVGVGHGQMDGKKLEELMLAFMEGEFDVLVATTIIESGLDVPNANTIFINNANNFGLSDLHQMRGRVGRSNKKAFCYFITPPYSAMTDEARKRIQALEQFSELGSGFNIAMKDLEIRGAGDLLGGEQSGFINEIGFDTYQKIMNEAIEELKENEFKDLYEEENDIETKEYIKDIQIDTDFELLFPDEYINNITERLNLYNELSTIKSEAELDAYEQRLIDRFGPLPKPAIALLNSVRIKWKATQLGIEKLIFKQGKMIGYFLGDQQSDFYQSNRFMKVLKFAQVNGNLCKIKEKETKSGLRLLISFDNVKSVNKALELINMI from the coding sequence ATTTCACAAATTGTTGAGTTGTTAAGTTCAAGAAAAAAAATTAACGTTACCGGATTAGTTGGATCTTCTCTTTCATTCTCTATATATTCACTTTTTAAAAAATCTGAACTCCCTTTTTTACTGTTGTTTTCAGATAAAGAGGAAGCCGCCTATTATTTAAATGATTTAGAGCAATTGATAAACGATCAAGATGTGTTGTTTTATCCAGGTTCTTACAGAAGACCTTATCAAATTGAAGAAACAGACAATGCAAATATATTGCTAAGAGCCGAAGTTTTAAATAGAATCAATTCCAGAAAAAAACCGGCCATCATAGTTTCTTATGCAGAAGCCATTTTTGAGAAAGTCGTGACTCGAAAAGAATTGGAAAAAAATACATTAAAAGTCGGATTAAATGATAAAATTTCTATAGACTTTATTAATGAAACTTTGTTTGAATACAATTTTAAAAGAGTTGATTTTGTGGCAGAACCCGGTGAATTTTCTGTTCGCGGTGGAATTGTAGATGTCTTTTCTTTCTCAAATGATATTCCGTATCGAATCGAGTTTTTTGGTGATGAGGTTGATAGTATTCGAACATTTGATGTGGAAACACAATTGTCAAAAGATAAAGTCAATAAAATAACAATAATTCCCAATGTTGAAAATAAAACATTGGAAGAAAATCGTGAAAATTTCCTAGATTACATTAATGAGAAAACGGTATTGGTTTTTCAAAACACAGAATTGGTTGGCCAACAATTAAATAAATTGTATGCTAAAGCAACCGAAGCTTTTTCAAAATTATCTTCAGAAATTAAACATGCAAAACCTGAAGAATTATTCATTAATGAAGAAACTTTTCTTAAAAGAGCTGTAGATTTTTCAGTAATTGAGTTAGATAAGAAACCTTTATTTAGAGCTGAAAAAACCATCGAATTTCATACCTTACCACAACCGTCTTTCAATAAACAATTTGACTTGTTGTTGAACAATTTACACGAAAATGATTTTCATGGCATTAAGAATTATTTGTTTTGTGCAAATGAAAATCAAGCGCGTAGGTTTAAAGAAATTTTTGCAGATATAGATCAAGAAAATCATAACCATACAAATAGTAAATACCAATCAATTGTTTTTCCTTTGTATCAAGGATTTATTGATGAAGAATTGCAAATTGCTTGTTATACAGACCATCAAATTTTTGAACGATACCATAAGTTTTCAATTAAGAATGGGTATTCAAAAAAACAAACCATAACGCTAAAAGAATTAACTTCTTTATCGGTTGGAGATTATGTTACGCATATTGATCACGGCATTGGAAAGTTTGGCGGTTTACAAAAAATCCAAGTTGAAGGTAAAACACAAGAAGCCATTAAATTAGTCTATGCAGATAATGATATTGTTTATGTAAGTATTCATTCGCTTCATAAAATTTCTAAATATAATGGAAAAGATGGCGCGCCTCCTAAAATTTATAAGCTAGGAAGTAATGCGTGGAAGGCCTTAAAACAAAAAACAAAAGCAAGGGTTAAGCATATTGCGTTTAATTTAATTCAACTTTATGCCAAACGGCGTTTAGATAAAGGTTATGCTTTTGGTCCAGATACCTACATGCAAAAAGAATTAGAAAGTTCTTTTATCTATGAAGACACTCCAGATCAGGTAAAAGCCACACATGATGTTAAAATGGATATGGAAAGCGACCGACCAATGGACCGCTTGGTTTGTGGAGATGTGGGTTTTGGAAAAACAGAAGTGGCCATAAGAGCTGCGTTTAAGGCTGTTGACAATGGTAAACAAGTGGCCATTTTGGTTCCTACTACCATTTTGGCATACCAACATTATCGAACGTTTTCTGAACGTTTAAAAGATTTGCCGGTTACGGTAAGTTATTTAAATCGTTTTAGAACGGCTAAACAAAAGGCTGAAACGTTAAAAGGTTTAGAAGAAGGGAAAATAGATATTGTAATTGGTACGCATCAGTTGGTGAATAAAAATGTAAAATTCCGTGATTTAGGTTTGTTGATTATTGATGAAGAACAAAAATTTGGCGTAAATGTTAAAGATAAACTGAAAACCATTGCAACAAATATTGATACGCTGACCTTAACGGCAACTCCTATACCAAGAACCTTGCAGTTTTCATTAATGGCGGCACGTGATTTGTCTGTTATAACAACGCCACCGCCTAATAGGTATCCGGTGGAGACAAATGTGATTCGATTTAATGAAGAAGCTATTCGCGATGCAGTATCCTATGAAATTGAGCGAGGAGGTCAAGTATATTTTATTAATAACCGTATTGAAAATATTAAAGAAGTCGCCGGAATGATTCAACGTTTGGTACCAAATGCTAAAGTGGGTGTGGGGCACGGACAAATGGATGGTAAAAAACTAGAGGAATTGATGTTGGCTTTTATGGAAGGTGAGTTTGATGTTTTGGTGGCAACAACAATTATTGAAAGTGGATTAGATGTGCCAAATGCTAATACCATTTTTATCAATAATGCTAATAATTTTGGATTGTCTGACTTGCATCAAATGCGAGGACGTGTAGGAAGAAGCAATAAAAAAGCTTTTTGTTATTTCATTACACCACCTTATTCGGCGATGACAGATGAAGCCAGAAAACGTATTCAAGCTTTAGAACAATTTAGCGAATTGGGAAGTGGATTTAATATTGCTATGAAGGATTTGGAAATTCGTGGCGCGGGAGATTTATTGGGTGGAGAACAAAGTGGTTTTATCAATGAAATTGGATTTGATACCTATCAAAAAATCATGAATGAAGCTATTGAAGAATTGAAAGAAAATGAATTCAAGGATTTGTATGAAGAAGAAAATGATATTGAAACCAAAGAATATATAAAAGATATTCAAATTGATACCGATTTCGAATTGTTGTTCCCAGATGAATACATTAACAATATTACAGAGCGTTTAAATTTATACAACGAATTAAGTACAATTAAATCGGAAGCCGAATTAGATGCTTATGAACAACGACTTATTGATCGTTTTGGACCTTTACCTAAACCAGCAATTGCCCTGTTGAATAGTGTTCGAATTAAATGGAAAGCAACGCAATTAGGTATTGAAAAATTGATTTTTAAACAAGGTAAAATGATTGGTTATTTCTTAGGAGACCAACAAAGTGATTTTTATCAATCGAACCGATTTATGAAGGTGTTAAAATTTGCCCAAGTAAACGGAAATCTTTGCAAAATTAAGGAAAAAGAGACCAAATCGGGTTTACGTTTGTTGATCAGCTTTGATAATGTAAAATCCGTAAATAAAGCATTAGAGTTAATAAATATGATTTAA
- a CDS encoding L-threonine 3-dehydrogenase — MQTKILIIGACGQIGTELTAKLRSTYGVENVIASDIRKLENDVVNNGIFEVINALDYNQIEHLIEKYQITDVYLMAALLSATAEKNPAFAWDLNMNSLFHILNLAKAGKIKKIFWPSSIAVFGPTTPRNNTPQYTIMEPTTVYGISKQTGERWCEYYHNQYGVDVRSIRYPGLISWSTEAGGGTTDYAVDIYHKAITDGSFECFLDENSALPMMYMDDAIKATIQIMQAPAEQIKIRSSYNLAAMSFTPKELAEEITKHYPDFKITYNPDFRQKIADSWPASIDDSSARQDWNWKNDFDIATMTEEMFKNLKENKYN; from the coding sequence ATGCAAACCAAAATATTAATCATTGGTGCCTGTGGTCAAATTGGCACTGAATTAACTGCTAAACTAAGAAGCACTTATGGTGTTGAAAACGTTATTGCCTCAGATATTAGAAAATTAGAAAATGACGTAGTAAATAATGGAATATTTGAAGTTATAAATGCTTTAGATTACAATCAAATTGAACACCTTATTGAAAAATATCAAATTACCGACGTTTATTTAATGGCTGCATTGCTATCTGCTACTGCAGAAAAAAACCCAGCATTTGCTTGGGATTTAAATATGAATTCTTTGTTCCATATTTTAAATTTAGCTAAAGCTGGAAAAATTAAAAAAATATTTTGGCCGTCAAGCATCGCAGTGTTTGGACCAACAACCCCAAGAAACAATACTCCACAATATACCATAATGGAGCCAACAACAGTTTATGGAATTTCTAAACAAACAGGTGAAAGATGGTGTGAATATTACCACAACCAATATGGAGTAGATGTGAGAAGTATACGCTATCCAGGATTAATCAGTTGGAGTACAGAAGCTGGTGGTGGAACTACAGATTATGCGGTTGATATTTACCACAAAGCAATTACTGATGGATCATTTGAATGTTTTTTAGATGAAAATTCTGCACTACCAATGATGTATATGGATGACGCAATTAAAGCAACCATACAAATTATGCAAGCTCCAGCAGAACAAATTAAAATTAGATCTTCCTATAATTTAGCTGCTATGAGTTTTACGCCAAAAGAATTAGCTGAAGAAATTACTAAACATTATCCTGATTTTAAAATTACTTATAATCCTGATTTCAGACAAAAAATAGCGGATAGTTGGCCAGCTAGTATTGACGATTCTTCTGCTAGACAAGATTGGAATTGGAAGAATGATTTTGACATTGCAACAATGACAGAAGAAATGTTTAAAAATTTAAAAGAAAACAAATACAATTAA
- a CDS encoding nuclear transport factor 2 family protein has translation MKKIIILVTSVILMGCSSAKIVDKSIAKKEINAVLDDWHKAAAEANFNNYFDVIAEDGIFIGTDATENWNKTQFIAFSKPYFDKGRAWNFKALERNIYFSEDSNIIWFDELLKTQMKICRGSGVMIKTKKGWKIKHYVLSMTVPNENVDEIVKIKSKLEDLLIEKLVKQ, from the coding sequence ATGAAAAAAATAATTATTTTAGTTACAAGTGTTATTTTAATGGGTTGTTCATCCGCTAAAATAGTTGATAAATCAATTGCTAAAAAAGAAATTAACGCTGTTTTAGATGATTGGCATAAAGCAGCTGCAGAGGCAAATTTTAATAACTATTTTGATGTTATTGCTGAAGATGGAATTTTTATCGGTACAGATGCAACTGAAAATTGGAATAAAACACAATTTATTGCTTTCTCAAAACCTTATTTCGATAAAGGAAGAGCATGGAATTTTAAAGCTTTAGAACGAAATATTTATTTTTCTGAAGATTCAAATATAATTTGGTTTGACGAATTGTTAAAAACACAAATGAAAATTTGTAGAGGAAGTGGTGTTATGATTAAAACAAAAAAAGGCTGGAAAATTAAACACTATGTTTTATCAATGACCGTTCCAAATGAAAATGTGGATGAAATAGTTAAAATTAAATCAAAATTAGAAGACTTATTGATTGAGAAGTTAGTGAAACAATAA